One Euphorbia lathyris chromosome 1, ddEupLath1.1, whole genome shotgun sequence DNA segment encodes these proteins:
- the LOC136211023 gene encoding uncharacterized protein yields MDGAFEDENEQTITINEYLNKVEEEELEADLVLGGDEGKECTYNMGYMKRQAIFSCLTCTPDGNAGVCTACSLSCHDGHEIVELWTKRNFRCDCGNSKFGEFFCKLFPQKEVENANNSYNQNFKGLYCTCGRPYPDPDAEEQEEMIQCIACEDWFHEEHIGLESSKEIPRDEEGEPLYEDFICKTCSANCSFLTLYPQNICAVGCKTGDVATNTSKDKNVLEDTLSATASGKLENDKDDSPSMKSMSVANESVIGESSEKTVGSDQNMEDANLKTTCALGVDSLANLPVLESKPLFLLKNWREMLCRCENCLDMYNQKKISYLFDKEDSIVEYEKMAKQKREEKLQKQEGADMSFFNNLGHVKKMEILNGIADLEDVFRTFAESFDTSKPITSSDVHQIFENLKKKRRRE; encoded by the exons ATGGATGGGGCTTTTGAGGATGAGAATGAACAGACGATAACCATAAATGAGTATCTTAATAAGGTTGAAGAAGAGGAATTG GAAGCGGATTTGGTTCTGGGTGGTGATGAGGGGAAGGAGTGCACCTATAATATGGGTTATATGAAGAGGCAGGCGATTTTCTCATGTCTGACTTGCACTCCAGATGGTAATGCTGGAGTTTGCACTGCTTGCAGCTTATCTTGCCATGATGGTCATGAG ATTGTGGAGCTGTGGACAAAGAGAAATTTTCGGTGTGATTGTGGGAATTCTAAATTTGGGGAGTTCTTCTGCAAGCTCTTCCCGCAGAAAGAAGTAGAAAATGCCAATAATTCATATAATCAGAACTTCAAAGGTTTGTACTGCACTTGTGGCCGGCCTTATCCGGATCCAGATGCTGAAGAACAGGAAGAGATGATACAGTGCATTGCCTGTGAGGACTGGTTTCATGAAGAGCATATTGGGCTAGAGTCTTCCAAAGAG ATACCGAGAGACGAGGAAGGAGAGCCTCTCTACGAGGATTTCATATGCAAGACATGCTCGGCAAATTGTTCTTTCTTAACATTATATCCTCAGAACATTTGTGCAGTTGGATGCAAAACTGGTGATGTTGCTACTAATACTAGCAAGGATAAAAATGTGTTAGAAGATACACTTTCAGCAACTGCATCTGGAAAGCTTGAGAATGACAAGGACGATAGTCCTAGTATGAAATCCATGTCTGTTGCTAATGAATCTGTCATCGGAGAGAGTTCCGAAAAGACGGTCGGTTCGGATCAAAACATGGAAGATGCTAATTTGAAGACTACTTGTGCTCTAGGAGTTGATTCGCTGGCTAATCTGCCTGTTCTGGAAAGTAAACCGTTGTTTCTTTTGAAGAACTGGCGGGAAATGCTCTGCAGATGTGAAAACTGCTTGGATATGTATAACCAGAAGAAGATAAGTTATCTGTTTGACAAGGAGGACTCCATTGTTGAGTATGAGAAAATGGCGAAGCAGAAGAGGGAAGAGAAGTTGCAGAAGCAAGAGGGTGCTGATATGAGCTTTTTTAACAATCTTGGTCATGTGAAGAAGATGGAAATCTTGAATGGCATTGCGGATCTTGAAGATGTGTTTCGTACATTTGCG GAGTCATTCGACACATCAAAGCCGATCACCTCTTCTGATGTTCATCagatttttgaaaatctcaaAAAGAAGCGCAGGCGTGAGTAG